gggTGTGTGAACTGGGCTACTGAAATCTGTTTGTCTTATGTTCTGTCCCCAATTGCagacgtgtgaatagggccttagttATCTCACACTTGTGGACCTAATAGTGATCTGATGTTGAGAGCAGGAGGTACAGTTTGAAGTGGCCCTGTCATTTAACAAAGCTTCACACATCAAAggctttgatcagtcagggtctgggtgttcattTCCCCACTAGAGATAATTTAAAGATGATTCACACTATGAATGCCCAGGCACAAGTAATAAAGTGTGGGGACAATGGTGTGCATCTCCTCTTACTATTAATTCAGAACCTAAGGTTCATTTAGATGTATAATGTGACCTGAGCCTCTGCTAATGGACGGGCAGCTGTTCCTTGCTTTATGACAGGCTTCCTCCAGCGCTAAATAAGTGCTGGAGGAAGGAGAAAGCAGAGGCGGCCATGTGCGTTAccaaaatgtaaaacaaaacacAGGACAGCAATTGCCGGCCAGATGTAGTTGTAAAGGTGGCCTTGAAATGCAGCAGATTAGAGTGTCTCAGACAGACTACACATGAACCATATTTTCAGTCATCTAACAGACCATCTATAGCTGGCCTACGTTATGCCAAGATGTATGCCACACTGGCCCTTAGTGTGCGAGGTACAACAGTTTCTTGCCACAAGCACTTTAGGAAAGACAGGCAGGACCCCTATAAGCGATCCTACACTGGGCACAGGTACAGTCAGTGTACAGTGCTTATGCCATCTATTACCTGGAAGGAGCACATCAGGGTTTCATCCACACTCATCATGCCGCCAGCATTATCAAACTCCCCACAGTAATTTGGTGCAGAGAACAGGGTGACCAGCTGCCGCTTGGCAAAGAATTCATAGCCGTCCTCTACTACCTGTGTATGGGCAAAAATAAGAAGCAGACGTTAACCACAACATAGTAACCAGGCGTTCACATAATGGACCTACATTACTGATGGGGATAATAAAGGCTCAGAAACAGAATGTGCAAGTTAGCAAGAAATAATGTGTATCTACTACcatacagatatctagttattACTCGACTATATTCATTATTAGTGATCCATTACAGACAACTGCGGATGTACATCCATAGTGCGATCTGCAGAGTCTATGACAACCCCTTTActagtagtcacccagctttcctagacaaCGCTATAACTAGTATGTGATAGAATTAAGAATTCTAAGTATTTGCCTAGTGAACTGTAACTTGGCAGCAGTAATATTGCTCTGTACACCTGACCTACCTGATGAGCCCGACATATCAGATCCAGGTCGTGTCGATTCAAGAACTTGCTAACCACATCTGCTCCGAAGGTGAAGGAAACCCCGCGGTCATTCTCACCCCAGCCCTGCACGTCTTTATCAGGATCTGACCACAGGAGGTCACAGAGCAAACCTGCCGGAAGAAGACGGGAATATCATCAGGAATCGGTGCCTTGTGTGACCTAGATTACACAAGTGTCTTGAAAGGTCAGTAGCAGATAGGAGAAACGTGTAAGGCCGTGTAATCCACACCTGTGTGTGACCAGGACATAAGGACGACTGTGACATTAAGCTTTCAATCCCTAATAACTAATCTGGTACATGTTCCATCTGCGTGTATGACAACGCTACAGGCATCATAGCACTGAGGTGTTCGGACACTGACCTGGGGTCATCTCACTCTATATTCTATAAATAAATCATTTatcataaaaaactttttaataATTTGATTTCTGATTCCTCTGCTTACTGTCATTGAATAGGAAACCGGTTATCAAGAGGGTAAACGTGGATGTACCAAGTTTATACTTAAgaaaagcttaaagcgaatgtaccaacagGTACATCACTGTGGgtattgtacccccccccccccccgccctccattTAACACTTACACAGCTGAGAACTTGTTGAAATCATATTAATGGTGGACTCCAGGGCGATGGCTACAATTGACATGTATAGGATCTAACGCTCAATTGTGAGAACTAAACAGGACATAATGCACTAAATTGTGGCACAAGCTATGGGTGTAAGAATACAGAACTAAATCTGTCAGCTGACTGAAACAAAGTTATCCATCTGATTCCTTCCTATAAAGTGCAATGGCACTTAGAGCTGGAAATGGACACTGCTTATTAGATGTGGGTCTCTATAACCAGTAACATTTAGAATGCATATTTATACTACTATTATGTTACTATATACTGTCAGTCAGTGAAGACTATCAGGACAAAGAACGCAAGAAACATCTGTGAAagcaaaaaagtgaaataaaaagatCGCCTGAAGTAAATAACAACCTGTCCCTGAATTCCAGGCACACAGTACAGAGTGTTCACAAGGGGAGGCAGCTGCAATAGTAGTATACACACCCACAACCAGGCTCCGGTCCATACAGGACGGCAGAAGCAAGCTAAACCAGCAGGGACATGTAGACAGACAGGACGCcaagaggaggtggagagaagaCAGGGAACTCAGGTGAAAGACTGTGCTGATCAGCCCATGAGGTAAACAAGGAATGGTGCTCACCTCTGCTGAATTATTAACAGGAAATACCAGTCATCCTTTACTAAATCACAGAAAAATAGTAACAGGCAAGTTCTTTCTCAAGGAGTCTCTACTATTAATCCCTTAATCACAATGCTGCAGCACAACTGGGTGCAAAAATTACACGTTGCAAGAAAGCGTGTTCCAGAAGCTGCAAGTTCTTTACACGCAACAGATTTATGTTGTGGATTTTTCCTAGTGATAAGAACTGTAGCATTTCTACACCAAAGCCCACAGGACTCCACTCTGATTTAGCAGATTTtctaatatgtatgtatgtatgtccctCTACAATATAGTAAGAGGAACCTTATGAATTATGCACCTATTAGGATATGGTCACACAACGTGGATCTTCTACAGAAAACATGCAGTTTGTCTGCCCCAACTCAAAACATAGCCTAAGCGGGTGTAATAACACCAAGAGACTGATTTTTTTGAGAGtctttttacacatacagattatccgacagatctttgaagccaaagccaagaatgggtatgaaaagaaaagaaatagcagtctatcctttatgacctgttctctgtttatagtctgttcttggctttgacttcaaaaatctgtcagatctctgTGTAGATGCAGCCTTACACAGGCCAATGTAGTGTCGCAAGTGAGCACAAAGTAGTGAAATTGGCACTCGTCTGCAATCCTGCAGCCGGGCCCTACAAACTATTATTGCATAATTCTTCCAGTAGTCTATTAAACTCATGATAAATCTACCAATTATTTTAATGCCTgtccaaaagatgtgatcagccgataAACAAGAGAATTCTTGTTCATTAGCAGATCATAGGCTAATCAATAGCAGTAAGGGGTTGCATTCTCCTGAACTACAATGGGACCTCTGTATTTCTGCACACCTGAGAGCAGCTTTTTACATTACCTTATTATGGTAAATCCCAACTGAGAATCTTAAATCTCTAGGTTGGTCATGCCTAGTCACAGTGAGTACAGAACTACTTTACAAGGCCTTAAAGTCGTTACGTTTAGGCAATATGGTAAATGTCACCTGGCCTCTTCTCTCCCAATACCCCAATGTCAGAGGCATCAGAACAGACTGCCCCTCTGTTGTCATCTCCTGATTTATGGACAATGTTATATTCCAGTTATACTAGATTTGGGAATTATTTTGGCCCACGAGTGACAAGTAGCATTTCTGGACCACTGGGTGTTGGATTACAGAACATCTACTGATCTACCCTTTTGTGGTTTTTGAAGGCTTCTCAGGGAGGCTACCTGTGTCAGGGACATCTGTGGGCCTCATGATTCTGCGAATCTGTTCCATGGACTGTAGATCTGGAGAGAGACCTGAAAAAGAGAAATTATCTTATTACACATCAGGCTGGAGACATGATCAGCGCACAAAGGAAAGTGTCAGTCACAGGACAGGAAATAGCTGAAGGACAAGCCACAGGCTCAGAGACAAGGGATGCTACAAATAGCTCAGGACAAATACCACCCATGCCTGCAGGGTTTGTGCCTTGGCACTGGGATCATGGGTATGGATATGCTGGTAAACTAAGCCTGCCAGATAGAGAACTGCACATGTTCTACAGGCCCAGGTCAGAACAATAGGTCAGGTAGCTATAAAAAGGTCAAACTCCATGACCTTTAGCATTAGCTCATCTACATGGAAGCAGCCCAGTATTGCATTCACCCCCTTTGATGCAGACGGTCAATTAGAAAGTGTAATTGCAGCAACTTTTCTTGTTTTATTACAGAACCTAATAGATCTCCCAATATTAAAAGGCATCAATCATGGAGAAAGGCTGCAGAGAGAGATCACATTATCTATTACAGAAGTGTGAgggagcagccatatttttccctGCAGACATAAAGCTAGAGGCTGCACAGTCTTTGGAGATCAGTAATAAGATCATATACTACAGGCAGTGTGAAAAATGCATGGCAACGCTAAACGTCAAGGTATGAGGCCGGATCCATAAACAAAGAGATGGTCCTTCGCCTAGCACCATGTGTCAGTAATGGTACGTCTAGTGCACAACAATATCTACCATGTCGCCACCTAgatgagctgcagacacaggctggGATCACTGATCCCACTAAAGACCCATTGCCACCATCGCTTAATTGCTCACAAGGCTGTGTCAGATGTGACTCCATAGTCAGCGGCACTACACACAGTAATTTCTGGGAGGCAAGAGGAAGAGACTATTTTTAGCTACTTGACACAAGAAGGTATAATGTCCCATAAATCCCACTAGACCTGCAGGTGGATGCTCAGGGCTAAAGCGGAGTGTCTTCCCTGGACAGATTAGGTCAGTGATCTCTAGTTACTGTCCCGGTcttgcagtgcatgctgggaattgtagttttgcaacaactgaagaGTCACAAGCTGGAGATGACTTTATTAGGAGACTACAAACAGATCTGTGTTATTGTGGCTTTATGACGGCTCAGTTACTAAGTGCGAGCTTGTCCTGCGAGAACCGGTCTGGCGTGTTCCCTCACACTATGTCCCCGTAATAAAGGACGAGGAGCTCAGCAACCAGGATTTATGAGACAAACACGacaggcagcacagaggctgTTTACCTATAGTGCAGCTCCAGCACAAGATCTACAGCACTCTCAAGAGACTGCCATGTTATTTCTGTACACCACAGGTTGCATGcatcttttacttggaaaggaTTGTTATTTTTGGTCACCCCAATCTAATATGTGCTGTGGATATCAGATCGTAAACATCAGCTTCCTAATCTGCAGCATGCGTCCACTTTCTACGTGATGACATTCCCACAGGCAGTACGTGTGCATACATTAGTACTGGTGTCCTATGGAACAATGGAAAACTTCTCATTAGAAGTCACGCTTTCAGCACTGCTGAGCAATAGAAACCAAACCTCTAAGGTCCAGAGCTGCCACATGGCCTGACCCTGCCATGCAGAACACAACAGGTCAGGATCCAGAAATAGCTAGAGACCTGAGCCATGGACATGACCCGGGGAGATCAGGATGTCCGCCCGCTGTGGAAATTCCTGAGCTCTGCCCTCCCTTACCTCCGTGGCAACAGAAGATCTTCTCATCCACGATGGCGGCAATCGGCAGGCAATTGAAGCAGTCGGTAAACGTCTTCCACAGCTTTATGTTAAATCTTCGTTTACCTACAGAAAAGCAGAGATGGTGGTCAGGTATTGTTATTGCCAAGTGGGTCACGAGCGCAGTGAGGTAACGGGAGGAGGAATCAGCAGTTTATTAATGCAGTAAAATCTCTGATAATGAGTCGGGTCTGGAACATAACACGATCAGCAAAGTGCTTCATATAATTCCCCTTAAAGTTGCAAGTCTATTATACCCAGTCAGCTTTTTATTCGGATGGTCACAAGATTTATTCTGCTTTATTTCAGACACAATATACAGGGTCATGTACACAGACCCTAAAGCTACCTAGAATATTGAGCTCCTTTGTTGTGGTGTATTGTGGGCGATGTACAGTTTATATTTACACATGACATCATATAGTGCACTATGAACACTCAGCTATGTTGTTAAGTTGCATCTGTCAGCAGATGGATTATAGTGAAATTCAGcagaattctgaatgcagctACAACATAAAAGGCCCTATCACATAAGGTGCTTATTGACTAAACAAACAACAAATGACAACCATGGTTGACTAAGAGTTAAGAAACCTAGTAATTATTTACAAAAAACTGAGTATATATATAGAAGGCAATCaggatatacatacacacacacaattccATAGCAGTTAATGTAAAAAGGTGGGGAGGGGCTCTTCAACTTGCCCCTGCCTACAGATCTAAGGACAGCCTGGTGTGGGCGTCCCCTCAGCCAGGCGGGGCTGTCCCTATAAGTATTTTGTGGATACTAATGAGGTGACACCTGGTACTTAGTGCAGTGTATGAGGTGGTGTAGGGATAGCACCTGGTGCTTAGTGCTAAATGTAGCCTAACATTAGGCCAGATGTTATATTGGGCACTGATGGGGGATGTTTCCTCGCCTAGGACAGTGGTTTAATCCACTGTTTAGAGTGTACCAGTCATGACCTTGTGTCATCTGCCGACACGTTTCCCCCAGATGATAGCACTGGGTTCCTCAGGGAGTAGACGGGTCGGTCACAGTGCTGGCTTGTGATGAAGCAGTACCAGTGCAGGCTTTTGAAGAAATAGTGACTGAAGAAGAGGCTATGGATTAgtggtatgtatacagtatatagattaggGAGTGTAATCTGCTGAAGCAGGCTGCTCCATTGGTCAGATGGAGGTCTGTATATATCTACTAGCTAAAGAACTGATGTATCTGCAGAGCAGGGGACCTATTCATGTTTCACAGGTTCGCTCTCAACACTTCCCCATGTAGCTGGCCAATTCTCCTGTGGATATACTATGAAGTtcttatgtagaaaaaaaaaatgcaccacaAAAAAGCCAACCTGGATCCAGGCAACAGCTGCCGGTCACTAAACATGGCATCTCACTGGTACAGCTTGGAACTTTGCCAGGTTACATACAtactttcagaaaatgttaatTGTCAGCTTCCTACGTGGACGGCAGGACAAGTAATGATACTTATCCTACGTATCTTTCTAGGTCATGGCACCCACTGTTATCAGAGTCATCACTGTTTTACTGGATTGGGGAGAGGCCATAGACTTACACTCATCGTAGAAGCCGTAAATGCGGTTGATGCTCGCACACTCATGGTTTCCTCTGAGCAGAAAGAAGTTCTCGGGGTATTTGATTTTATAAGCCAGCAGCAGGCAGATGGTTTCCAATGACTGCTTCCCTCTGTCCACATAATCCCCCAGGAAGAGGTAGTTCGCTTCTGGGGGGAAGCCACCATATTCAAACAACCGGAGTAAATCTGTGTACTGCCCGTGGATGTCAcctaaggggggaaaaaagggaAAATCAGATTAAACAGAAATTGTTAAAGGTGGAGATGGATCTAAAAGGCGGCAAACAATCCATGAGATGTCAGAAATGTATATTAAATGTGAATAAGAAAGTCTGATCTACATTGTTTCAAAGTCTTTGTGAGTAGAAACATCAGATCACATCTAAATCTACAGGGAATTCATAACTACTAGGCTTCCTTGTAggcaatcaaaaaaaaaaaaaaaaaaaaaaaattacaggttTGTGAATCATGGATGCCCCACAGAGTGCCAAAAGACGTCCTATAGAATCCCTGGTTTGGTGCACTGACCCATAATCCAATACTGTCCACATCTGCAGACAGTACACGGACTACAAATCAAGGCCATGCAAAGGAGACATTACAGCAACCTATTTGAACCAAGATCTGTAGCTACACAAGTCTCTCACGTGTTTGCTACAATGAAAATGCAACATAGCCAAGTTGTTTAGGATTTCACCAGTCCTATTGTTTTGCCTCCACTGGAGATGTGCAGTGCCCATATAGCGCCTTACACAACACATCCAGATAGATTAAATCACAAGTATGTGTCATCACGCTGTTGGGGAAATTAGCATGAATGCTCTCCTGTGTCTATGGCCACTTTTACTGGTTACAATGTGGCAATTTTAATAGCTATGTGGTTTATCCAGTTTGGCTGCTACCAGGTAGGAAATTGTGCAAATTACTTGCTCTCCCTGTAACCTCTGAAATCCAGGAAGCAGACAGACTGGACGCACTTCCTTTACATGAGCAACAGCTTTACTCAACAACAGAGTTACAAGCAATCTAAAACTACAGACTCACATGAAACATCCCCCTATAACCCTATTCTACATGTGCAAGTCCTGATCTCCATTGCAGTTTAGTTCATgaatcaggaggctcaggatgatgAGAGCTGTGGTTTCAGAGAGGAGTTatgtggtgctgtatacctgataTAGGCTGCAAATGTATGGAGGCTGCTGGAAGGGGGTTAAACATCATGTCACTCTTATGCTAGACATGACACCACTGCAGGGGGCTCATTCACACTAAATGGGAGCACAGTGCTGAacccagggagcaggaaggagccACTGGTGCTCTCTTATGGAGGTAAATCTGCATAGTATGCCTGGTAGGATGAACAGTACCTATTGCCCATGATCAGTCAGCCACAGCAGTATACAACTCCGGGCCTGCAGTTAACACATCAGTAGCCATTAACTTCCCACATGCAAAGTAGTGATGCTGCCCGGCAGGAGGAGGTTACTCAGGGCAAGGTAGTGAATCTAATCCAAGCGAGTGGCTGGTGACTCTACTACTGACATACAGCTGTATACAAAgacctatatatactgtaggttatGTGGCCGCTTcacaggcttcagagctgaaatctccaaGCATTTCCAGTGTGTGTCAGCACAGAACTTGTTTTTCAGGTCAGCATTCTAGAATGTATCATCTTTACACCAAGAAATGTACAGCTATCTGATGTAGGAAGAACTATCTCCTGCATTATTCCGATTTTCAGTACAGatctggagaataatacaggatgtaactcaggatcagtaatataatgtatgtacatagtgagtGCAGCCGTGGAGTATAAAATACAGTATGAGTAATGTATGAACactgaccccactagcagaatagtgagaacagctctggagtataatactcaGGATCAGTGATGTTCTTGCAAAACTGCTTTAGCTGGAAATTGTTTATACTTTTTAGTGAGAACAGAAACCCTTAAAAGATATGTCCTGTAAAATttaaaaagggaggaaggcagggggtgcaggaataTATTAAAGTATTTTGCTGCCCCGTAGCGCTGCTCCTAGGTTCCATTGACAGCCGACAGCCACCTTCAGCTCTTCCCTCTGCAATGTCACttacaccaccccagtcactgattgaatGCTTAGCGAGTAGTCGCTCAGCCGggtacatgacattgcagctgaaaGAGCAGAGTAGATGACGTACCCAGATATCAGATGAAAGTGACATTCGGCGGGTGTCAGCAGGACCTGGGAGCAGCGCTATGGAGACACAGGTGTCGGTAACTTCACTTTATAATTTTCCCGCACCCAGTctgccttttctcaattttactttaaagtgacactgtcacctcctttttgcattctgacttctctacacaggtgtgaagggtaaatttagcggttttcataccttattttatatcatacgtcatggtgcttgttcaagtaaaaagtcatcttttatcaactgcagattgtgttaagtgggcagaaccttgcggcattagcgccacttagccccgcccacaacggcacaattggccccaccccctcgctggccattgaaacaggctggccgaaaggtctagaccccaccccctttatgccagccaaccaatgggtgtcaagtgGGCGGGTCCAATGGTAccttgtgggtggggctaagtggcgctaataccgtaaggccacgcccacttaatacaatctgcagttgataaaaggacaactttttacttgaacaaacaccatgacgtgtgatatgaaataaggtatgaaaaacgttCAATTTAccgtttacacctgtgtagagatgtcagaatgcacaaagggggtgacagtgtcactttaagtctcctCCTActggagtttttttgttttgtttttttaaactaaaacttACCGCAGATCTTGAGAGGGGCCTCCAGTTCCAGCAGGATGGGTTGACTGAGGAAGATTTCCCTGGATTTTATGCAGAGTCCCCGCACCTCGGCCTCCGTCATCTGCACAATCTTTCCGGGGCGACATCCTCGCACTGTAGGGAGAAAAAGACAGACAGTGTGAGGTTTACAGCGAAGGAAAACGTGCCGAGTGCCTGCAGTGTCCTATATTCTGAGAACGCCCATATAGGATCAACGTGTATTCTGTGCCACATGCTGAAAGGGCCCTAagatacaggggtctatatcagATACAAGCTGAGCCACTACAAATACAGTATGTGAATATAATACCTTACTGTAACAAAAGGACTAAGGACATAGGACATGAAAataaaagtttatacttacctattccccCCTGGTGTCCAGCAGCCTTTTGCCTGTGTTTCCTGCTGATGCTTCTGGCCCTCCTTCTCTAGTaacaggctgctcaaccaatcactatcagagacaggacagagccgcggccagtgattggctgagcggcctgtcaatttAGAGATGGGTCCAATAGAGTCAGTGGTGAGCGGGAAACACAGGCGAAAGGGTGTAGGGCAATGGGGGAGAATAGGCAAGTAaaacctttattatttttacacagtCAGGCATCGGCTGCACACcactacacgtagcaatgcgcagaAGGCAATTTTTAAACAGGTTTAAGGGATAATGATTTGTCGATATCGTCTCTTCAGTTGATCGgtctctttattacacagagcgataatctgccgaatcggctaCATTCACAGTAGCCCAATATGGACAATGGTGGTGGCCCAGCTGTGGGTCTTATAACCCCAGCTGACAGCTGCATGTTCAAGTAATCAGACCCGCTGTCAGGCCACAATACAAATCATGTATAATATACAATGGTTTCTAGACACAATGACCTCAGCCTCTGATCTTAAAGACTGGACGACACTTGAACGGACAGAAGTCGTCCTCAGAGGCGTCTAGCTTGAGATGGAGAGCGCCTGTCAGTCTGTCCGGGGCCCATTCACCTTTATGCGGATGACCAGCAGACTATTTTTAGACAGATTGAAAGTCCGGGCAGCTGCCCAGCAGAAGCGTATCAGCTATGTGAAGGAAGAGAAGCACAGAGACGTCACACGGAAACACTGGGAACACAGCTGTCTCATCCCTGACTGGGCAATTCTGCCCCAATCCCAGATGCACGTCTGAAGCACGTCTCAATCTGTTCAGTTTTACAGCGATCTTTACAAAAAATTGTTATGAACCTTAATAGGATTACCGCCTTACAAGGAGTGACCCCCAATCTGCAACCAGCTGTTACCCGTCAGGATATGATGAAGGTTATAGATGGGGGTAATAGATTGCTCTAAAGCAAGGCTCCCCAACCAGAACCTGTGGCTTTTCTCCTGTTGCAAagttacaactcccagcatgccctgagcctATAGATTACTGTATGGCAGTGCTCCCCAAACTGCGACCTACCAGCTGAGATACTGCATCAGTGTGGCTGTAGAGGATGAGAGACAATACACAGACCCATCAATGTGTCTCAGTCCGCTTTATTCAATAATCTGATGAGTAGGGTACAACTGCCGGGCATGTGAACTCAATGACTGTTCATAATCCATATATTACCTTACTAACATAGTCAGTTGTATAGATTATATCCCTCCCAGCTGAGAACCTTGGTCCAGCACAGCTCCTGGCACCCATTGTGCGGTGAGTGGCATGGATTAAACTGGGCACCAGAGTCAGAGCTCCATATTCTCGCTCAGAAATATTTCACTTCTAAAAGAAGGAAAGCAGCCTATAGACAGTGTGCACGTGCGCATCCTACAGGTGCTGATCGCTGACAGATGGCTCCTCACGCATCACAGAACTGGTAATAGGAGAGACAATAACAGCGCAGGACGCCAGGAACAAGAAGAACAACACAGGCATAAAAGACAGCATACTTAAAGAGACCATGGCACACTCCCTTCAGGTGGTCTTGAACTGCTTTGGGGATATCAGAGAGCAACTTGGACCATCACCTCTAATATAAACCATTAAGGCTCAAGGCTGCTTAATAAAAAGGCCAAAGAAAGACAGACACCCCAGTAGGGTCTATAGAGTGGCTCACCTAGAAGGACCCCTATAAAGGAGAAGCTCTGCATCCAGCCAGGCCACATAAGGAGAAGTGTAGACGTCTGCAGGACAGTAATGGAGATCCTGACTACAACAGATCGGGACACGGGTGACATCTCATCATGTAACT
This sequence is a window from Dendropsophus ebraccatus isolate aDenEbr1 chromosome 15, aDenEbr1.pat, whole genome shotgun sequence. Protein-coding genes within it:
- the PPP1CB gene encoding serine/threonine-protein phosphatase PP1-beta catalytic subunit, with protein sequence MADGELNVDSLISRLLEVRGCRPGKIVQMTEAEVRGLCIKSREIFLSQPILLELEAPLKICGDIHGQYTDLLRLFEYGGFPPEANYLFLGDYVDRGKQSLETICLLLAYKIKYPENFFLLRGNHECASINRIYGFYDECKRRFNIKLWKTFTDCFNCLPIAAIVDEKIFCCHGGLSPDLQSMEQIRRIMRPTDVPDTGLLCDLLWSDPDKDVQGWGENDRGVSFTFGADVVSKFLNRHDLDLICRAHQVVEDGYEFFAKRQLVTLFSAPNYCGEFDNAGGMMSVDETLMCSFQILKPSEKKAKYQYGGLNSGRPVTPPRTANPPKKR